The DNA window GCCGACAACGCCGCTCAGACCGAGAAGATCGCTCGCCAGTCCGCCAAGGACGCCGAGATCTCCGGTCAGGCCGTCAACCAGGCCGTCGCCGCCATGCAGACCATCGCCGCGAAGATCGGTATCGTCCAGGAGATCGCCCGCCAGACCGACCTTCTCGCCCTCAACGCCGCCGTCGAGGCAGCCCGTGCCGGCGAGCATGGCCGCGGCTTTGCCGTCGTCGCCTCGGAGGTCAGGAAGCTCGCCGAGCGTTCGCAGGCCGCCGCCACCGAGATCTCGCAGATGTCGGTCGACACGGTGTCGTCCGCCCAGCAAGCCGGCGACATGCTGAACCGTCTGGTGCCGGACATCCGCAAGACCGCCGAACTGGTGTCGGAGATTTCCGCCGCTTGCCGCGAGCAGGACATCGGCGGCGCGCAGATCAATCAGGCAATCCAGCAGCTCGACAAGGTGACGCAGCAGAACGCAGGCGCCTCCGAAGAGATGTCGGCAACCTCGGAAGAGCTCGCCGCCCAGGCCGAGGAACTACAGGCCTCGATCGCCTTCTTCCGCGTCGACAACGCGAGTACCGATACCAAGGCTACCCAGCGCAAGGCACCTGGACGGGCCTCCAAGCCGGCCAGCGGCCAAGCAGCCGGACGCCGTGCGCAGCCGCTCGTCAAGCGGGCCAATGGTTCAGGCATGCCGCAGCGTCAGACGGTGAAGGCCCAGCAGGAAGCCGTGCGTGGTTTCGCGCTCGATCTCGACATGGGCGGCCCTGACGACGAGGACGCCGACTTCCGCGAAAGCGCTTGATGATGACGGCCCGTTCTTCGGAGACCCAGTACGTCACCTTCGCCCTCGGCAGTGAGGTGTTCGCGGTCCCCGTCGCCGTGGTGCGGGAGATCCTCGACCATGAGGAAGCCTTCCGCATCCCGAACGGCCCGGACTATTTGGTCGGCCTGCGCGACGTGCGTGGACAGGGCGTGCCGGTGATCGACCTCAGGCTGAAGCTCGGCCTCAGTCCTACCGTGCCGACCCCCCACACCCGTGTGCTGGTGGTCGACATCACACTCGGCGAGCGTCAGTTGTCGCTCGGCCTCGTCGCCGACCGGGTGTTCGAGGTGGTAGCCTTCCAGGGTGATCAGATGGAGGCGGCGCCGGACATCGGCGTCCGCTGGAACTCGGACTATATCGACGGCGTCGTCCGGCGAGATCAGGGCTTCGTGGTCGTCATCGATCTCGGAAGACTGCTGGCCACCAGCGATCTTGTCGCCCTTGGGGGTGCGGATACCAACCGCGCCGTTGCCTGACCCGATACAACACTGCCCGGCTCCGCCCAATAAGGCGGAGCCGGGCCTTCAATCAGACCAAACCTTCACATATGGGGACCGAGCCCTTGTCGTCTGTCCAGGCTACTTATTCCGATCGTTCGGTCGACCAGCTCAGCGCCAAGAATTTTCGGCGTTTGTCGGCGTTTGTCAGCAGCTATAGCGGCATCAAGATGCCCTCGGGCAAGCAGACGATGCTGGAAGGGCGCCTGCGTCGCCGCATGCGCTCAACCGGCTTCGAGTCGCTCGACGAGTATTGCGCCTATTTGTTCGACAATGGCGGCCTCGATACCGAAGCCGTAGCGCTCATCGACGCGGTGACGACCAACAAGACCGATTTCTTTCGCGAACCCAAACACTTCGAATATCTGGAACGGCAGGTACTGCCAGCCTTCGTGCGCGGTGGCCGGACCTCATTTCGGCTATGGAGCGCAGCCTGTTCGGTGGGAGCCGAGCCCTATACCATCGCCATGGTCATGGCCGGGTTTGCCGAACGGTCCAGGCCTATCGACTACTTCATTCTTGCGACCGACCTGTCCACAGACGTTCTTGCCGCGGCTCGAAAGGGCATTTATCCCGAAGGCATGCTGGCGCCGGTGCCAAACGCCTACATGCAACGGTTCGTGAAACGCTCAAGCGAGCCGAACAACAACCTCGTCCGCATAGCGCCGGCCCTCCGTTCCAAGGTCGGTTTTGCGCGCCTGAACTTTATGGATGACGCTTATCCGGTCGGCGAACCGATGGATGTCATCTTCTGCCGCAACGTCCTCATCTACTTCGACAAGCCGACGCAGGCAAAGGTTCTGGGGCGCTTGTGTGACCGCCTGGCGCCGGGGGGATATCTGTTTATCGGTCATTCGGAATCGATCACCGGCTTCAACCTGCCTGTTCGCACGGTGGCGAATACGATCTTCCAGAAGATATAGGACGCACTGCCACGAAGCGCCGCCCATCCTCGGGCGGCGATCGACTGGGTCCAAAGCTGACTTGCTGCTTCGATTACCACCGTGATAGGCCAAATGGGTCTAGCGCGCCCGTTAGCAGCAGGCATGAGCTACCACCGCCGAGCCCCCGCCCGTTTTTTGAACGAGGTGACGTTGACCAGCCCAAAGCGCATCCGCGTCCTCATTGTCGACGACTCTGCATCCGTCAGGCAGACATTGGCCACCATTCTCGGCAATGATCCCGAGATAGAGGTGATTGGTGTGGCCGCCGATCCCTTCGTGGCGGCCAAGCGCCTGCGGGAAGACATTCCCGACGTCATAACGCTCGACGTCGAGATGCCACGCATGGATGGCATAACGTTCCTCAAGAGGTTGATGGCTCAGCATCCCATTCCGGTGGTGATGTGTTCTTCGTTGATCGAAGAGGGCTCGGAAACGCTGATGCAGACGCTGGAAGCCGGCGCGGTCGACGTTATTCTGAAGCCGAAGATCGCCGCCGCCGATCACCTTGCTGAGCAGGCACTGCTGATTTGCGATACCGTGAAGAGCGCGGCCCGTGCCCGCGTGGGCGCGCGGCGCAACAAGTCCCCGACCACCACCATGGCAACGGGAATGAAGACACCAGCGCCTAAACTCACGGCCGACGCCATGCTGCCGCCGGCGGGGCACCGCGCCATGGCCAAGACGACCGAGATCATCATCGCCGTCGGCGCCTCGACAGGCGGAACAGAAGCTCTGCGCGAATTTCTCGTGGCCCTTCCGGCCAACTCCCCCGGCGTCGTCATCGTGCAGCATATGCCGGAGCATTTCACTGCTGCCTTTGCCAAGCGGCTCGATGGCTTGTGCCAAGTGAGTGTCAAGGAGGCCGAAGACGGCG is part of the Pleomorphomonas sp. PLEO genome and encodes:
- a CDS encoding protein-glutamate O-methyltransferase CheR, with product MSSVQATYSDRSVDQLSAKNFRRLSAFVSSYSGIKMPSGKQTMLEGRLRRRMRSTGFESLDEYCAYLFDNGGLDTEAVALIDAVTTNKTDFFREPKHFEYLERQVLPAFVRGGRTSFRLWSAACSVGAEPYTIAMVMAGFAERSRPIDYFILATDLSTDVLAAARKGIYPEGMLAPVPNAYMQRFVKRSSEPNNNLVRIAPALRSKVGFARLNFMDDAYPVGEPMDVIFCRNVLIYFDKPTQAKVLGRLCDRLAPGGYLFIGHSESITGFNLPVRTVANTIFQKI
- a CDS encoding chemotaxis protein CheW is translated as MTARSSETQYVTFALGSEVFAVPVAVVREILDHEEAFRIPNGPDYLVGLRDVRGQGVPVIDLRLKLGLSPTVPTPHTRVLVVDITLGERQLSLGLVADRVFEVVAFQGDQMEAAPDIGVRWNSDYIDGVVRRDQGFVVVIDLGRLLATSDLVALGGADTNRAVA
- a CDS encoding chemotaxis response regulator protein-glutamate methylesterase, whose translation is MTSPKRIRVLIVDDSASVRQTLATILGNDPEIEVIGVAADPFVAAKRLREDIPDVITLDVEMPRMDGITFLKRLMAQHPIPVVMCSSLIEEGSETLMQTLEAGAVDVILKPKIAAADHLAEQALLICDTVKSAARARVGARRNKSPTTTMATGMKTPAPKLTADAMLPPAGHRAMAKTTEIIIAVGASTGGTEALREFLVALPANSPGVVIVQHMPEHFTAAFAKRLDGLCQVSVKEAEDGDPVLRGHVLIAPGGRHLLLERQGARYYVTVKDGPLVSRHRPSVDVLFRSTARAAGPNAIGVIMTGMGDDGARGMLEMKEAGAYTIAQDEDSCVVFGMPKEAIARGGVDTVLSLEDIAPHVILQQSRR